A genomic stretch from Prionailurus bengalensis isolate Pbe53 chromosome E2, Fcat_Pben_1.1_paternal_pri, whole genome shotgun sequence includes:
- the POLR1G gene encoding DNA-directed RNA polymerase I subunit RPA34: MAGTPSGGAAQFSCPPNFTATSPTSEPTRFSLEVLTDPDTELWLIQAPVDFAPDCLNGRLVPLSGSQIVKGKLAGKRHRYRVLRSSGPQAGGAILLAPSVAAGGGLTCAPAPQGSLRIFEGSQESPPGTLLQPIPTSPPPQIPPDLRPRFCAFGGGLPVTGPGSALALKSPASKKRKKKRQIPEAPAPREAVNGLGALAGDTALGSPDVAKKKKKKQEPPELEVMELVTAEPAAEMLEPLEALFPSSTTRKRKRLKGTEEREPGERMLIESQPQLEEEPQEEAVPLPSSKKKKKKKKEKGHKVMMEPGTDEALELERRPLELPGEMTEPEPPQEVELQAEAALTPHKKRRKKEKRQDEAVEPGAEAVEPELPGDLEGRAALASTKKKKKEQGLRATEPRTEVTDPQGEPMEPELPEEHEPEAGADPAPAKKKKKKRGRESGVPEAAPREEMPEPPRSPEPGEVASTGREKKSKRRQPDPV, encoded by the exons ATGGCGGGGACCCCGTCCGGCG GTGCTGCTCAGTTCTCTTGCCCCCCCAACTTTACCGCGACGTCCCCAACCTCAGAGCCCACCCGTTTCTCTTTGGAAGTGTTAACAGACCCAGATACGGAACTGTGGCTTATCCAGGCCCCTGTAGACTTCGCCCCAGACTG CCTCAACGGGCGGCTAGTGCCTCTCTCTGGCTCCCAGATTGTGAAGGGCAAGTTGGCAGGCAAGCGGCACCGCTACCGGGTCCTCAGAAGCAGCGGTCCCCAGGCTGGAGGAGCAATCCTGCTGGCTCCCTCCGTGGCGGCAGGGGGGGGACTCACCTGTGCCCCAGCCCCCCAGGGCAGCCTGAGGATCTTTGAGGGTTCCCAGGAATCCCCACCAGGGACCCTGCTGCAGCCTATTCCAACAAGCCCCCCGCCACAGATCCCCCCTGACCTGAGGCCCCGGTTCTGTGCCTTTGGAGGCGGCCTACCGGTAACAGGGCCTGGGTCAGCCTTGGCACTGAAGTCGCCTGcctcaaaaaagaggaaaaagaagaggcaaaTACCAGAGGCCCCAGCTCCCCGGGAGGCAGTGAATGGGCTGGGGGCCCTGGCGGGGGACACAGCTTTGGGGTCCCCGGATGtggcgaagaagaagaagaaaaagcaggagcCGCCAGAACTCGAGGTGATGGAGCTGGTGACAGCCGAACCTGCGGCCGAGATGCTGGAGCCTCTGGAAGCGCTGTTCCCATCATCCACcaccaggaagaggaagaggctgaaggggacagaagagaggGAGCCTGGGGAAAGGATGCTGATTGAGTCTCAGCCGCAGTTGGAGGAGGAGCCACAGGAGGAAGCCGTCCCACTGCCATCttcgaagaagaagaagaagaagaaaaaagaaaaggggcacaAAGTCATGATGGAGCCGGGGACTGATGAGGCTCTAGAGCTGGAGAGGAGGCCTCTGGAACTCCCAGGGGAGATGACAGAGCCCGAACCACCACAAGAAGTTGAGCTTCAGGCTGAGGCAGCTCTAACACCCCacaaaaagaggaggaagaaagaaaaacggCAAGACGAGGCAGTGGAGCCAGGGGCAGAGGCGGTGGAGCCCGAGTTGCCAGGTGACCTTGAGGGTCGGGCGGCTCTAGCATCcaccaagaagaagaagaaagaacaggggCTCAGAGCAACTGAGCCGAGGACTGAGGTAACGGACCCACAGGGTGAGCCGATGGAGCCTGAGCTTCCAGAAGAGCATGAACCTGAAGCAGGGGCAGATCCAGCACCTgctaagaagaagaagaagaaacggGGCCGGGAAAGCGGGGTGCCAGAGGCAGCACCCCGGGAGGAGATGCCAGAGCCGCCGCGGAGTCCAGAGCCTGGGGAGGTGGCTTCCACAGGCCGGGAGAAGAAGTCGAAGAGGCGGCAGCCGGATCCTGTGTAG
- the PPP1R13L gene encoding relA-associated inhibitor isoform X1, which yields MDSEAFQSTRDLLDLNFQSLAMRHMDLKQMELDTAAAKVDELTKQLESLWSDSPTPVGSQAGAPSRLSRYSSSPVPEHFSSRGSPRKATTDGADTSSFGRSENAPALLPYSPLSPKGRPSSPRTPLYLQPDAYGSLDRAPSPRPRAFDGAGGPLGRAPSPRPGSGPLRQQGPPTTFDFLGRTGSPRGSPLAEGPQAFFPERGPSPRPQTSAYDAPVAFGSPLLGAGGSAFAPPLRAQDDLTLRRRPPKAWNESDLDVAYEKKPSQTASYERLDVFSRPASPGLQLLPWRESSLDGLGATSKDNLTSATLPRNYKVSPLANDRRSDVGGYRRSLGSAGPSGTLPRSWQPVSRIPMPPSSPQPRTSPRQRPIPLSMIFKLQNAFWEHGASRAMLPGSPIFSRAPPPKLPPQPQVPLQPQPPPQPQPQPQPQPQPQPPAPAPQPPQQTWAPVSEGSPKPPPELEPEPDLEGLLTPVLEAGDADEGAVTRPLSPTRLQPALPPEAQSVPELEEVARVLAEIPRPLKRRGSMEQSPAVALPPTHKKQYQQIISRLFHRHGGPGGPGGPEPELSPITEASEARAGPPAPAPPAPVPPPALPQLSPSDQLQSMETRSVLRKAGSPRKVRRARLNPLVLLLDAALTGELDVVQQAVKEMNDPSQPNEEGITALHNAICGANYPIVDFLIAAGANVNSPDSHGWTPLHCAASCNDTAICTALVQHGAAIFATTLSDGATAIEKCDPYREGYADCATYLADVEQSMGLLHNGVVYALWDYSAEFGDELSFREGESVTVLRRDGPEETDWWWALLHGQEGYVPRNYFGLFPRVKTQRNKV from the exons ATGGACAGCGAGGCATTCCAGAGCACCAGGGACCTTCTGGACCTGAACTTCCAGT CGCTGGCCATGAGACACATGGACCTCAAACAGATGGAGCTGGACACGGCGGCGGCCAAGGTGGATGAACTGACCAAACAGTTGGAGTCGCTGTGGTCAGACTCGCCGACGCCTGTCGGCTCACAAGCGGGAGCCCCCTCTAGG CTGTCCCGGTACAGCTCCAGCCCGGTCCCCGAGCACTTTAGCAGCCGTGGGTCTCCCCGGAAGGCGACCACCGACGGCGCAGACACCTCCTCTTTCGGACGCTCCGAGAACGCCCCGGCTTTGCTCCCCTACAGCCCGCTGTCCCCTAAAGGCCGGCCTTCGTCACCGCGCACCCCGCTCTACCTGCAGCCGGATGCCTACGGCAGCCTGGACCGCGCGCCCTCGCCCCGGCCCCGCGCCTTCGATGGCGCAGGCGGCCCCCTCGGCCGTGCGCCCTCCCCGCGGCCCGGATCGGGCCCGCTCCGCCAGCAGGGTCCCCCCACGACCTTCGACTTCCTGGGCCGCACCGGCTCCCCGCGTGGCAGCCCCCTGGCCGAAGGGCCCCAGGCCTTCTTCCCTGAGCGCGGGCCCTCGCCACGCCCCCAGACCTCAGCCTACGATGCGCCTGTCGCTTTTGGGAGCCCCCTACTGGGCGCGGGCGGCAGCGCTTTCGCCCCGCCTCTGCGCGCTCAAG ACGACTTAACGCTGCGCCGGCGGCCCCCCAAAGCCTGGAATGAGTCTGACCTGGACGTGGCGTACGAGAAGAAGCCTTCGCAGACAGCGAGCTATGAAC GCCTGGACGTCTTCTCGCGGCCTGCTTCGCCAGGCCTGCAGCTGTTACCCTGGAGAGAAAGCAGCCTGGACGGGCTGGGGGCCACCAGCAAG GACAACCTCACCAGTGCCACTCTGCCCCGAAACTACAAGGTCTCCCCTCTGGCCAACGACCGGCGTTCCGATGTGGGCGGCTACCGCAGATCCCTGGGCTCCGCGGGGCCATCAGGCACTTTGCCCCGCAGCTGGCAGCCTGTTAGCCGCATCCCCATGCCTccttccagcccccagccccgcaCTTCCCCGCGCCAGCGTCCCATCCCCCTCAGCATGATATTCAAGCTGCAGAACGCCTTTTGGGAGCATGGGgccagcagggccatgctcccggGCTCCCCCATCTTCTCCCGAGCACCCCCGCCTAagctgcctccccagccccaggtgccccttcagccccagccacccccccagccccagccccagccccagccccagccccagcctcagccccccgccccagccccccaaCCTCCCCAACAAACTTGGGCCCCTGTGAGCGAAG GCTCTCCCAAACCTCCCCCTGAGCTGGAGCCAGAGCCGGACCTGGAAGGGCTGCTGACGCCAGTGCTGGAGGCCGGGGACGCAGATGAAGGCGCCGTAACTCGGCCCCTCAGCCCCACGAGGCTGCAGCCAGCACTGCCACCCGAGGCACAGTCGGTGCCCGAGCTAGAGGAGGTGGCCCGGGTGCTGGCAGAGATACCCCGGCCCCTCAAACGCAGGGGCTCCATGGAGCAGAGCCCAGCTgtggccctgccccccacccacaaGAAACAATACCAGCAGATCATCAGCCGCCTCTTCCATCGTCACGGGGGGcccggggggcctggggggcctgAGCCCGAGCTGTCCCCCATCACTGAGGCGTCCGAGGCCAGGGCAGggccccctgctcctgccccaccagCTCCCGTGCCACCTCCGGCCCTGCCCCAGCTCAGCCCATCAGACCAGCTCCAGAGCATG gaGACGCGCTCGGTGCTGCGGAAGGCGGGCTCCCCGCGCAAGGTCCGCCGCGCCCGCCTCAACCCGCTTGTGCTCCTGCTGGACGCCGCGCTGACCGGGGAGCTGGACGTGGTGCAGCAGGCAGTGAAGGAG ATGAACGACCCGAGCCAGCCCAACGAGGAGGGCATCACGGCTCTGCACAACGCCATCTGCGGCGCCAACTACCCCATCGTGGACTTCCTCATCGCGGCTGGGGCCAACGTCAACTCCCCTGACAGCCACGGCTG GACACCTTTGCACTGCGCCGCGTCCTGCAACGACACGGCGATCTGCACGGCGCTGGTGCAGCACGGCGCAGCAATCTTCGCCACCACGCTCAGCGACGGCGCCACGGCGATCGAGAAGTGCGACCCCTACCGCGAGGGTTACGCCGATTGCGCCACTTACCTGGCAG ACGTGGAGCAGAGTATGGGGCTGCTGCACAACGGCGTCGTGTACGCCCTCTGGGACTACAGCGCCGAGTTCGGGGACGAGCTGTCCTTCCGCGAGGGCGAGTCTGTCACCGTGCTGCGCAGGGACGGGCCAGAGGAGACAGACTGGTGGTGGGCCTTGCTGCATGGCCAGGAGGGCTACGTACCTCGTAACTACTTCGGG
- the PPP1R13L gene encoding relA-associated inhibitor isoform X2: MRHMDLKQMELDTAAAKVDELTKQLESLWSDSPTPVGSQAGAPSRLSRYSSSPVPEHFSSRGSPRKATTDGADTSSFGRSENAPALLPYSPLSPKGRPSSPRTPLYLQPDAYGSLDRAPSPRPRAFDGAGGPLGRAPSPRPGSGPLRQQGPPTTFDFLGRTGSPRGSPLAEGPQAFFPERGPSPRPQTSAYDAPVAFGSPLLGAGGSAFAPPLRAQDDLTLRRRPPKAWNESDLDVAYEKKPSQTASYERLDVFSRPASPGLQLLPWRESSLDGLGATSKDNLTSATLPRNYKVSPLANDRRSDVGGYRRSLGSAGPSGTLPRSWQPVSRIPMPPSSPQPRTSPRQRPIPLSMIFKLQNAFWEHGASRAMLPGSPIFSRAPPPKLPPQPQVPLQPQPPPQPQPQPQPQPQPQPPAPAPQPPQQTWAPVSEGSPKPPPELEPEPDLEGLLTPVLEAGDADEGAVTRPLSPTRLQPALPPEAQSVPELEEVARVLAEIPRPLKRRGSMEQSPAVALPPTHKKQYQQIISRLFHRHGGPGGPGGPEPELSPITEASEARAGPPAPAPPAPVPPPALPQLSPSDQLQSMETRSVLRKAGSPRKVRRARLNPLVLLLDAALTGELDVVQQAVKEMNDPSQPNEEGITALHNAICGANYPIVDFLIAAGANVNSPDSHGWTPLHCAASCNDTAICTALVQHGAAIFATTLSDGATAIEKCDPYREGYADCATYLADVEQSMGLLHNGVVYALWDYSAEFGDELSFREGESVTVLRRDGPEETDWWWALLHGQEGYVPRNYFGLFPRVKTQRNKV; the protein is encoded by the exons ATGAGACACATGGACCTCAAACAGATGGAGCTGGACACGGCGGCGGCCAAGGTGGATGAACTGACCAAACAGTTGGAGTCGCTGTGGTCAGACTCGCCGACGCCTGTCGGCTCACAAGCGGGAGCCCCCTCTAGG CTGTCCCGGTACAGCTCCAGCCCGGTCCCCGAGCACTTTAGCAGCCGTGGGTCTCCCCGGAAGGCGACCACCGACGGCGCAGACACCTCCTCTTTCGGACGCTCCGAGAACGCCCCGGCTTTGCTCCCCTACAGCCCGCTGTCCCCTAAAGGCCGGCCTTCGTCACCGCGCACCCCGCTCTACCTGCAGCCGGATGCCTACGGCAGCCTGGACCGCGCGCCCTCGCCCCGGCCCCGCGCCTTCGATGGCGCAGGCGGCCCCCTCGGCCGTGCGCCCTCCCCGCGGCCCGGATCGGGCCCGCTCCGCCAGCAGGGTCCCCCCACGACCTTCGACTTCCTGGGCCGCACCGGCTCCCCGCGTGGCAGCCCCCTGGCCGAAGGGCCCCAGGCCTTCTTCCCTGAGCGCGGGCCCTCGCCACGCCCCCAGACCTCAGCCTACGATGCGCCTGTCGCTTTTGGGAGCCCCCTACTGGGCGCGGGCGGCAGCGCTTTCGCCCCGCCTCTGCGCGCTCAAG ACGACTTAACGCTGCGCCGGCGGCCCCCCAAAGCCTGGAATGAGTCTGACCTGGACGTGGCGTACGAGAAGAAGCCTTCGCAGACAGCGAGCTATGAAC GCCTGGACGTCTTCTCGCGGCCTGCTTCGCCAGGCCTGCAGCTGTTACCCTGGAGAGAAAGCAGCCTGGACGGGCTGGGGGCCACCAGCAAG GACAACCTCACCAGTGCCACTCTGCCCCGAAACTACAAGGTCTCCCCTCTGGCCAACGACCGGCGTTCCGATGTGGGCGGCTACCGCAGATCCCTGGGCTCCGCGGGGCCATCAGGCACTTTGCCCCGCAGCTGGCAGCCTGTTAGCCGCATCCCCATGCCTccttccagcccccagccccgcaCTTCCCCGCGCCAGCGTCCCATCCCCCTCAGCATGATATTCAAGCTGCAGAACGCCTTTTGGGAGCATGGGgccagcagggccatgctcccggGCTCCCCCATCTTCTCCCGAGCACCCCCGCCTAagctgcctccccagccccaggtgccccttcagccccagccacccccccagccccagccccagccccagccccagccccagcctcagccccccgccccagccccccaaCCTCCCCAACAAACTTGGGCCCCTGTGAGCGAAG GCTCTCCCAAACCTCCCCCTGAGCTGGAGCCAGAGCCGGACCTGGAAGGGCTGCTGACGCCAGTGCTGGAGGCCGGGGACGCAGATGAAGGCGCCGTAACTCGGCCCCTCAGCCCCACGAGGCTGCAGCCAGCACTGCCACCCGAGGCACAGTCGGTGCCCGAGCTAGAGGAGGTGGCCCGGGTGCTGGCAGAGATACCCCGGCCCCTCAAACGCAGGGGCTCCATGGAGCAGAGCCCAGCTgtggccctgccccccacccacaaGAAACAATACCAGCAGATCATCAGCCGCCTCTTCCATCGTCACGGGGGGcccggggggcctggggggcctgAGCCCGAGCTGTCCCCCATCACTGAGGCGTCCGAGGCCAGGGCAGggccccctgctcctgccccaccagCTCCCGTGCCACCTCCGGCCCTGCCCCAGCTCAGCCCATCAGACCAGCTCCAGAGCATG gaGACGCGCTCGGTGCTGCGGAAGGCGGGCTCCCCGCGCAAGGTCCGCCGCGCCCGCCTCAACCCGCTTGTGCTCCTGCTGGACGCCGCGCTGACCGGGGAGCTGGACGTGGTGCAGCAGGCAGTGAAGGAG ATGAACGACCCGAGCCAGCCCAACGAGGAGGGCATCACGGCTCTGCACAACGCCATCTGCGGCGCCAACTACCCCATCGTGGACTTCCTCATCGCGGCTGGGGCCAACGTCAACTCCCCTGACAGCCACGGCTG GACACCTTTGCACTGCGCCGCGTCCTGCAACGACACGGCGATCTGCACGGCGCTGGTGCAGCACGGCGCAGCAATCTTCGCCACCACGCTCAGCGACGGCGCCACGGCGATCGAGAAGTGCGACCCCTACCGCGAGGGTTACGCCGATTGCGCCACTTACCTGGCAG ACGTGGAGCAGAGTATGGGGCTGCTGCACAACGGCGTCGTGTACGCCCTCTGGGACTACAGCGCCGAGTTCGGGGACGAGCTGTCCTTCCGCGAGGGCGAGTCTGTCACCGTGCTGCGCAGGGACGGGCCAGAGGAGACAGACTGGTGGTGGGCCTTGCTGCATGGCCAGGAGGGCTACGTACCTCGTAACTACTTCGGG